A genomic segment from Candidatus Brocadia sinica JPN1 encodes:
- the leuS gene encoding leucine--tRNA ligase, with product MAKREYNFTDIEKKWQGFWEGCGLFRTDEGSSKEKFYCLVMFPYPSGTLHVGHGRNYIIGDVVARYKIMKGYNVLSTIGWDAFGLPAENAAIKGGVHPAVWTRNNIKAMKRQLHRWGVGYDWDREITSCNPDYYKWTQWIFLKLYENNLAYKKKAAVNWCPSCATVLANEQVVDGCCERCDTPVRQRDLEQWFFRISQYAQKLLDDISLLEGWPERVKTMQANWIGRSEGVRVDFMLEDSGKALSCFTTRPDTLYGVTFVSLAPEHPVIGKLISGTPQEKAVTDFVERARNQGMVERTAEGTEKEGIFTGKYVVNPVNNDKVPIWVANYVLMEYGTGAVMGVPAHDQRDFLFAKKYKLPIKIVIQPGDNELHADTMMDAYVDNGIQVNSGNFDGMPNTEAIKKIAIYLESKVLGTKTVTYRLRDWLISRQRYWGAPIPIIYCEKCGTLPVPESQLPVILPEAVEFKPHGMSPLAEVDSFLNTICPKCSGRARREIDTMDTFVDSSWYFLRYLSPKDDNHPFVTKKVNKWLPVDQYIGGVEHAILHLLYSRFITKVLYDLGSLGFKEPFRHLFTQGMIIKEGAKMSKSRGNVVSPDILIDKYGADTQRLYILFIGPPQKDAEWNDRGVIGAHRFLNRLWQKIADYEDVYAKVQRADIDINSLSPEAKTLYRQTNQTIKKVTEDMETSWHFNTAIASVMELLNTVDSFNVVIPNNAAEELNFHVFRYTMETILLLMAPFTPHICEELWEIMGNKPSIFHQRWPEYDKNAIQEEVAEIVIQINSKVRSRLSVPIDVSEDELKRRVLSDERVAGFLNGKKVINTIVVPKKLVNIVVK from the coding sequence GAAACTATATCATTGGCGACGTCGTTGCGCGTTACAAGATTATGAAGGGTTACAACGTGCTTTCGACTATAGGCTGGGATGCCTTTGGGCTACCTGCTGAGAATGCAGCCATCAAGGGGGGTGTCCATCCAGCTGTCTGGACGAGAAACAATATTAAGGCCATGAAACGGCAGCTTCACCGGTGGGGGGTTGGGTATGACTGGGACAGGGAGATTACTTCCTGTAATCCCGATTATTATAAGTGGACGCAATGGATATTCCTGAAACTCTACGAAAATAACCTTGCTTATAAAAAGAAGGCCGCCGTTAATTGGTGCCCTTCCTGCGCTACGGTGCTGGCAAATGAACAGGTTGTGGACGGTTGTTGTGAACGATGCGATACCCCGGTACGGCAGCGAGACCTTGAACAGTGGTTCTTCCGGATCAGTCAGTATGCCCAAAAACTCTTAGATGATATTTCTTTGTTAGAAGGATGGCCTGAACGAGTTAAGACCATGCAGGCAAACTGGATCGGTCGCAGTGAGGGAGTTAGGGTCGATTTTATGTTAGAAGATTCCGGCAAGGCTTTATCCTGCTTTACTACACGCCCTGATACACTTTACGGTGTGACCTTTGTTTCTTTAGCGCCAGAACATCCTGTCATTGGGAAATTGATTTCCGGTACCCCTCAGGAAAAAGCCGTGACGGACTTTGTGGAAAGGGCACGCAACCAGGGGATGGTGGAACGAACTGCCGAGGGGACAGAGAAGGAGGGTATATTTACCGGCAAGTATGTCGTTAATCCTGTCAATAATGATAAAGTTCCCATCTGGGTAGCAAACTACGTCCTTATGGAATATGGTACGGGGGCCGTTATGGGTGTTCCTGCCCATGACCAGCGGGACTTCCTCTTTGCAAAGAAATATAAGCTTCCCATCAAAATTGTTATTCAGCCCGGAGACAATGAACTGCACGCCGACACCATGATGGATGCATACGTCGATAATGGCATACAAGTCAATTCAGGAAATTTCGATGGAATGCCGAACACAGAGGCAATAAAAAAAATTGCCATATATCTCGAATCCAAAGTCCTTGGTACCAAGACTGTAACCTATCGGTTGAGGGATTGGCTCATTTCCCGTCAGCGTTATTGGGGTGCGCCTATCCCCATCATCTATTGCGAAAAATGTGGCACGCTGCCGGTGCCTGAATCACAACTCCCCGTAATACTGCCCGAAGCGGTTGAATTTAAACCGCATGGTATGAGTCCACTGGCGGAGGTAGATTCCTTCCTCAATACGATCTGTCCGAAGTGTTCCGGAAGGGCGCGGCGGGAGATCGATACGATGGATACATTCGTGGATTCGAGCTGGTATTTTCTCAGATATCTCTCGCCGAAGGATGACAACCACCCTTTTGTTACAAAGAAAGTCAACAAATGGCTGCCGGTAGATCAGTATATCGGAGGGGTGGAACATGCCATCCTGCACCTCCTATACTCACGTTTTATTACCAAGGTGCTTTACGATCTTGGCTCTCTCGGTTTTAAAGAACCCTTCCGGCATCTCTTTACCCAGGGTATGATTATTAAAGAAGGGGCTAAGATGTCCAAGTCACGGGGCAATGTGGTAAGCCCGGATATCCTCATTGATAAATATGGAGCAGACACCCAGCGCCTTTATATCCTTTTTATCGGTCCGCCCCAGAAAGATGCCGAGTGGAACGACCGCGGGGTGATTGGCGCACATCGATTCTTGAATCGTCTGTGGCAGAAGATTGCTGACTATGAAGATGTATATGCTAAAGTGCAACGTGCGGATATTGATATAAACAGTCTTTCACCTGAAGCAAAGACCCTCTACCGTCAGACGAACCAGACGATCAAGAAGGTCACTGAAGATATGGAAACCTCCTGGCATTTCAATACGGCCATTGCCTCTGTCATGGAGTTATTAAATACTGTGGATTCCTTTAACGTTGTCATACCCAACAATGCTGCGGAAGAGCTTAATTTTCATGTCTTCCGTTACACCATGGAAACGATTCTCTTGTTGATGGCGCCCTTTACCCCGCATATCTGCGAGGAACTGTGGGAAATAATGGGAAATAAACCAAGCATCTTTCACCAGAGATGGCCTGAGTATGATAAAAATGCTATTCAGGAGGAAGTGGCAGAAATCGTAATTCAGATCAATAGCAAAGTCAGAAGCCGTCTATCGGTTCCCATTGATGTGAGTGAGGATGAATTGAAAAGGCGTGTATTAAGCGACGAACGAGTCGCCGGATTTTTGAATGGTAAGAAGGTTATTAATACCATTGTAGTACCCAAGAAATTGGTAAATATCGTGGTAAAATAA
- a CDS encoding tetratricopeptide repeat protein produces the protein MIMNLVSPFKTLTLMAVLVSGSIYGCSKADMPDEVITAYQKAIRINPALAAAHYDLGMAYNNRTMVDEAIAELKKATEIDPNYKDAFFQLGLLSIEKGLWEDAITAFKSVIQLDPNHELAHSKLADIYKSRQMFNDSVHEYKKALEINPKDGVSQHNLGVVYAEKNATDEAIQAFRKAIEINPNYTDAHLGLGKIYLDKNLLDEAITEFKKVTDINPHHALAHYHLGLTHYAKGENVKAADAYRRSIEIDPKNPKVHYNLGIVYSDERLFEEAIEEFSAVVKLDPNDADAHYRLGKAYADKRVLATAIATVRKAAAAHYNIQNPYSDKRALDEAIASLQKAIEINPYNPSVYFDLGSAYSESRILDEAAVALEETVRIDPNFAKAHYGLSIIYDRKGMKEEAQREYQAYLNLTCERKK, from the coding sequence ATGATAATGAATCTAGTATCGCCATTCAAAACACTAACGTTAATGGCAGTATTAGTTTCTGGCAGTATATACGGATGTTCCAAGGCTGATATGCCTGATGAGGTTATCACTGCATATCAAAAGGCCATCCGCATAAATCCCGCTCTGGCGGCGGCACACTATGATCTGGGGATGGCATATAATAACCGGACGATGGTTGATGAAGCTATCGCAGAGCTAAAAAAGGCTACAGAGATTGATCCAAACTATAAGGACGCATTTTTCCAGCTTGGTTTACTTTCCATAGAAAAAGGCCTCTGGGAAGATGCTATAACTGCATTCAAATCTGTGATACAATTAGATCCCAACCATGAGTTGGCGCATAGTAAGCTGGCTGACATCTACAAATCCAGACAGATGTTTAACGATTCCGTACATGAATACAAAAAAGCATTGGAGATCAATCCAAAAGACGGCGTATCTCAGCATAATTTAGGAGTAGTTTACGCTGAGAAAAATGCGACAGATGAGGCAATTCAGGCATTCAGGAAGGCTATCGAGATCAATCCAAATTATACAGATGCCCATTTGGGTTTAGGCAAGATATATCTGGATAAGAACCTGTTGGATGAGGCGATAACTGAATTCAAAAAAGTTACTGATATCAACCCGCACCATGCACTGGCGCATTACCATCTCGGTTTAACCCACTACGCTAAAGGAGAGAATGTCAAGGCTGCGGATGCTTACAGGAGATCAATAGAAATTGATCCCAAAAATCCCAAAGTGCATTATAACCTCGGGATCGTTTATTCGGATGAAAGGTTATTCGAAGAGGCGATTGAAGAATTCAGCGCCGTTGTGAAGCTCGATCCGAATGATGCAGACGCACATTACAGACTTGGTAAGGCTTACGCTGACAAGCGGGTGCTTGCTACTGCCATTGCCACCGTTCGTAAGGCAGCAGCAGCTCATTATAACATACAGAATCCTTATTCGGACAAAAGAGCGCTTGACGAAGCAATTGCCTCATTACAAAAGGCTATTGAGATAAATCCTTACAATCCGTCTGTATACTTTGACCTTGGGAGCGCGTATTCAGAAAGCAGGATTTTGGACGAGGCGGCAGTTGCACTTGAAGAGACCGTACGAATTGATCCCAATTTCGCAAAGGCGCACTACGGTTTAAGTATTATTTATGACCGAAAGGGTATGAAAGAAGAGGCGCAACGGGAGTATCAGGCATACCTGAATTTAACGTGCGAACGCAAGAAATAA
- a CDS encoding GIY-YIG nuclease family protein — protein MRDKIYTYLKSQKTGAASGELVEQVLKIKGASPNISETLIRTATAGDHRFVVDENHLWRIIERGGTPLSEAGFVFLSLLTSDTVERSKTIVEISAQKPGNDKTTNRLHLFIKPASLAVSALCLPADLAQEMEEGVPEEKAMRSLIDFCGESVLVGYDIRSSLPLLNKILNTLNNPLENAYICLKSLTKRLIPDLHPKSLHDIASFFQLPVMDIRRTEKEIGAIADIFSRYMELLKERGLNTVEDVLEFQYPDIEYVDFSKYAFGKGFLWAIPQKPGVYTMKDKQGEIIYVGKAKNLRSRVSSYFWNTADRLQKITDVLRNVHSIEYEITGSELSAMLLEYRLIKQYQPILNQQLEVHERAARYGNLKNFILILPSLMEESLELFFVKDGLPLERYEVLRDAVNFSEVGKILDEMYYETAGTSACSTSHVKGNGNPPTPSSHPARREKTKGITISPSLDGRGDGEGEKVFSDENIQNDNTLTEIETGEIDLVLSWLETKKDHVNYINMDTVCDKEACLKLMKDYIRDEETLQKKMFRLV, from the coding sequence ATGCGCGATAAGATCTATACCTATCTGAAGTCTCAGAAAACAGGCGCTGCCAGTGGGGAACTGGTGGAACAGGTATTGAAGATTAAAGGCGCCTCACCCAATATCAGTGAGACACTTATACGGACTGCTACAGCCGGGGATCATAGGTTTGTTGTAGACGAAAATCATCTCTGGAGGATTATTGAAAGAGGTGGGACACCCCTTTCTGAAGCAGGATTTGTTTTCCTGAGCCTTCTGACATCAGACACCGTTGAAAGATCCAAAACAATCGTCGAAATAAGTGCACAAAAACCAGGAAATGATAAAACAACAAACCGTCTTCATCTCTTCATAAAACCTGCCTCGCTAGCCGTATCTGCTCTTTGTTTGCCTGCAGATTTAGCGCAGGAAATGGAAGAAGGTGTTCCTGAAGAAAAGGCGATGCGCTCTCTCATTGATTTCTGCGGAGAGAGCGTTTTGGTTGGTTATGATATTCGGTCCTCCCTACCTCTGCTCAATAAGATTCTGAATACCTTGAATAACCCTCTTGAAAATGCATACATATGCTTAAAGTCCTTAACAAAGAGGCTTATTCCGGACCTTCATCCAAAATCATTGCATGATATAGCCTCCTTTTTTCAACTTCCCGTAATGGATATCCGGCGTACCGAAAAGGAGATTGGTGCAATTGCCGATATCTTTTCCCGGTACATGGAACTCTTAAAAGAACGGGGATTAAATACGGTAGAAGATGTCCTGGAATTTCAATATCCCGATATCGAATATGTTGATTTTAGTAAATATGCCTTTGGCAAGGGCTTTCTATGGGCCATTCCTCAGAAGCCGGGTGTCTATACGATGAAGGATAAACAGGGAGAGATAATTTACGTGGGCAAAGCAAAGAATCTGAGGTCGCGGGTAAGCTCCTATTTCTGGAATACGGCAGACCGGCTGCAAAAAATAACCGATGTATTGCGTAACGTCCACAGCATTGAATATGAGATAACGGGTTCCGAACTTTCAGCAATGCTCCTGGAATACCGATTGATAAAACAATATCAACCAATACTGAATCAACAGCTTGAAGTACATGAAAGGGCAGCCAGATATGGAAATCTAAAAAATTTCATACTGATATTACCTTCTTTGATGGAGGAAAGCCTGGAGTTGTTTTTCGTGAAAGATGGTTTGCCATTAGAACGGTACGAAGTTTTAAGAGACGCCGTAAACTTTTCGGAAGTTGGAAAAATCTTAGACGAAATGTATTATGAAACCGCAGGAACAAGCGCCTGTTCGACCTCACATGTAAAGGGTAACGGAAATCCCCCCACCCCTTCATCCCATCCCGCGAGGAGAGAAAAAACAAAGGGAATAACAATTTCCCCTTCCTTGGACGGGAGGGGTGATGGGGAGGGAGAAAAGGTATTTTCCGATGAAAATATTCAAAACGATAATACCCTTACTGAAATTGAAACGGGAGAAATAGACCTTGTGCTGAGTTGGTTAGAAACAAAGAAAGATCATGTAAATTATATCAACATGGATACCGTTTGTGACAAAGAGGCATGCCTGAAACTGATGAAGGATTATATTCGGGATGAAGAAACACTTCAGAAAAAAATGTTTCGATTGGTATAA
- a CDS encoding 4Fe-4S dicluster domain-containing protein, whose amino-acid sequence MLKKKFIKEKCVTCKQCMIECAVRHSASGNLYEAFTETPKSQYRLQVSIRKDKPHMTVCQNCAKPKCMAACEYGAITKYEDGNVIIDTKKCVGCWACVTECPFGAITKDTELNFAFNCDDCKGFDTMACVEACKTGALIYTEKHARYQPV is encoded by the coding sequence ATGCTTAAAAAGAAATTTATAAAAGAGAAATGCGTGACCTGTAAACAATGCATGATAGAGTGTGCAGTGAGGCACTCGGCATCAGGAAACCTATACGAAGCCTTTACAGAAACACCCAAGTCCCAATACCGGTTACAGGTGTCTATCAGGAAAGACAAACCACATATGACGGTATGCCAGAATTGCGCAAAACCCAAGTGTATGGCGGCCTGTGAGTACGGGGCGATCACAAAATATGAAGACGGGAATGTGATTATTGATACAAAAAAATGTGTCGGGTGCTGGGCATGTGTAACGGAGTGTCCTTTTGGCGCCATTACCAAGGACACCGAACTTAATTTTGCCTTCAATTGCGATGACTGTAAGGGGTTTGATACTATGGCCTGTGTGGAGGCTTGCAAGACAGGCGCACTGATATATACCGAGAAACACGCCAGATACCAACCTGTCTAA